Proteins encoded by one window of Molothrus ater isolate BHLD 08-10-18 breed brown headed cowbird chromosome 12, BPBGC_Mater_1.1, whole genome shotgun sequence:
- the LOC118691290 gene encoding arylamine N-acetyltransferase, pineal gland isozyme NAT-3-like, with translation MDIKEYFARISYQGSYNKPDLATMSDIFQHHIRAIPYENLSIHCGERIELDLEPIYNKIVRKKRGGWCMENNYLLSWVLKTLGYDVTLLGAKVYVPERDAYPDEFNHLLLRVELDGKSYIMDAGFGMAYQMWQPMELISGTDQPQTPGVFRFQEENGIWYFEKVKRKQWVLNPSTSTSPNVENEVCRRVYLFTLQPRDIEEFRGCNDHLQTAPNSKFVLKSMCSLQTADGIRELVGWKLTEIKYNYRDNMDHVEIRMLAEEELEKTLREKFSLPLDKKFVPVDNKLF, from the coding sequence ATGGACATCAAGGAGTATTTTGCCAGAATTTCTTACCAGGGCTCCTACAATAAGCCAGACCTGGCTACCATGTCAGATATATTCCAGCACCACATCCGAGCTATCCCTTATGAAAACCTCAGCATCCACTGTGGAGAAAGAATTGAGCTGGACCTGGAACCAATCTACAACAAGATAGTGAGGAAGAAACGCGGGGGCTGGTGCATGGAAAACAACTACCTTCTGTCATGGGTCCTGAAAACTCTTGGCTACGATGTCACCCTTCTGGGAGCAAAAGTTTATGTCCCAGAGCGTGATGCCTATCCAGATGAATTCAATCATCTGCTGCTACGAGTGGAGCTTGATGGCAAATCCTACATTATGgatgcaggatttgggatggcCTACCAGATGTGGCAGCCAATGGAGCTGATTTCAGGGACAGATCAGCCTCAGACTCCTGGGGTCTTTCGTTTTCAGGAGGAGAATGGGATTTGGTATTTCGAGAAGGTGAAAAGGAAGCAGTGGGTTCTGAACCCAAGCACCTCGACTTCCCCAAATGTGGAAAATGAAGTTTGCCGTCGGGTTTATCTCTTCACCCTTCAGCCACGAGACATTGAGGAGTTCAGGGGCTGCAATGACCACCTGCAGACAGCACCCAACTCAAAGTTTGTGTTGAAGTCCATGTGCAGTCTGCAGACTGCTGACGGCATCCGGGAACTGGTGGGGTGGAAACTCACAGAGATAAAGTACAATTATAGGGACAATATGGATCATGTGGAAATCAGAATGCTTGCAGAGGAAGAATTAGAGAAAACACTGAGGGAAAAATTCAGTCTACCACTAGACAAGAAATTTGTACCTGTTGATAACAAGTTGTTCTAA
- the LOC118691291 gene encoding arylamine N-acetyltransferase, liver isozyme-like has protein sequence MKIQEYFGRISYNKPHKDADLQTLTAIFQHHIHSIPFENLSMHCGEPIELDLQAIYNKIVRKKRGGWCLETNYLLFWALQELGYDICILGANSYEPAEKGYTAQINHILLKVVIKGEPYIVDAGFGGAYQMWRPLMLISGKDQPQAPGIFRFMEDNGTWYLEKVKRKHYIPEHSKNDFPHTPELGNIRKIHKFTLEPRHIDDFQELNAYLQVSPDNILRKKSICSLQTTSGVLALVGWTLTEMKYNYTEDMDLVNITTLTDEEVEKTLKDKFSIELENKLVPVNVRGLPPNLVDKI, from the coding sequence atgaaaattcaggAGTATTTTGGAAGAATATCTTACAACAAGCCCCATAAGGATGCAGACTTGCAAACCCTGACAGCCATCTTCCAGCATCACATCCACAGCATTCCTTTTGAGAACCTCAGCATGCACTGTGGGGAGCCCATTGAACTGGATTTGCAGGCTATTTACAATAAGATTGTGAGAAAGAAACGTGGTGGATGGTGCCTGGAAACCAACTACCTCCTCTTCTGGGCCTTGCAAGAATTAGGGTATGACATCTGTATTCTTGGTGCAAACAGCTATGAACCAGCAGAGAAGGGATACACTGCTCAGATAAACCATATCCTGCTGAAGGTGGTGATCAAGGGAGAGCCCTACATAGTAGATGCTGGGTTTGGTGGTGCCTACCAGATGTGGCGGCCGCTGATGCTGATTTCTGGGAAGGACCAACCCCAGGCTCCTGGCATTTTCCGCTTCATGGAAGACAACGGCACCTGGTACTTGGAGAAAGTCAAAAGGAAGCATTACATTCCTGAGCACAGCAAGAATGACTTCCCTCATACTCCAGAACTGGGGAATATCcgaaaaatacataaatttacCCTCGAGCCACGGCACATAGATGACTTCCAGGAGCTAAATGCGTACCTCCAAGTGTCTCCAGATAACATCCTTCGGAAGAAGTCAATCTGCAGTCTCCAAACCACCAGTGGGGTCCTTGCCTTAGTTGGATGGACCCTCACAGAGATGAAGTACAACTACACAGAGGACATGGACCTGGTGAACATCACAACCCTTACAGATGAAGAGGTTGAGAAGACACTGAAAGATAAATTCAGTATAGAACTGGAGAACAAACTCGTACCAGTAAATGTTCGTGGCTTGCCACCTAATTTAGTGGATAAGATATAA
- the LOC118691292 gene encoding arylamine N-acetyltransferase, pineal gland isozyme NAT-10, whose protein sequence is MNLEEYFARTGYKGSTEKQDLETLTDIFQHHIRAVPFENLSIHCGEKITLELEHVYNKIVRRKRGGWCMENNQLLGWVLKSLGYETSFLGAYVFNPQQNAYATLMTHLVVKVIIDGKAYIVDGGFGVSYQMWQPMELVSGKDQPQAPGVFRFTEKNGVWYLEKMRRKQYIPNQSFSNSDLLEKKECRKVYMFSLEPRTVEDFRFQCTYLQTSPDSLFTKKSICTLQTTDGFRALIGWTLTETTYNYKENMDLVEFVTLEDEEVEKTLKEKFNINLERKLVPINVKGSYTI, encoded by the coding sequence ATGAACCTTGAAGAGTATTTTGCAAGAACTGGCTATAAAGGCTCCACTGAAAAACAAGATTTGGAAACCCTAACCGATATATTCCAGCATCACATCCGTGCTGTTCCCTTCGAAAACCTCAGCATCCACTGCGGGGAGAAAATTACTTTGGAGCTGGAGCACGTTTACAACAAGAttgtgaggaggaagaggggtgGCTGGTGCATGGAAAACaaccagctgctgggctgggtgctgaAGAGCCTGGGCTATGAGACCAGCTTCCTGGGAGCCTATGTGTTCAACCCCCAGCAGAACGCCTACGCCACCCTCATGACCCACCTCGTGGTAAAAGTCATCATTGATGGCAAAGCCTACATCGTTGATGGAGGCTTTGGGGTGTCCTACCAGATGTGGCAGCCCATGGAGCTTGTGTCAGGGAAAGATCAGCCCCAGGCTCCCGGCGTGTTCCGCTTCACGGAGAAGAATGGCGTCTGGTACCTGGAGAAAATGAGACGGAAACAATACATCCCCAACCAGAGCTTCTCCAACTCTGACCTGCTGGAGAAGAAGGAGTGTCGCAAGGTTTATATGTTCAGCCTCGAGCCACGGACTGTGGAAGATTTCCGTTTCCAGTGCACATACCTCCAGACCTCTCCAGATTCCCTCTTCACAAAGAAGTCCATCTGCACCCTCCAGACCACCGACGGATTCCGGGCGCTGATTGGGTGGACGCTCACCGAGACCACGTACAACTACAAGGAAAACATGGATCTGGTGGAATTTGTAACTCTTGAAGATGAAGAGGTGGAAAAGACCCTCAAAGAGAAATTTAACATCAACCTAGAGAGAAAACTTGTCCCCATTAATGTTAAAGGATCTTACACAATCTAG
- the MPHOSPH6 gene encoding M-phase phosphoprotein 6: protein MAGEVKTKLSKNLLRMKFMQRGLDSQTKKQLEEEEKKIISEEHWYLDVPDLKEKESCIIEERSFLRCEDLVYGRMSFKGFNPEIEKLMIQMNSKCKEDKIEEDDKMEADVSDEEMARRYETLVGTIGKKFLRKRDQRVLKDDEEDEDDEVEEGNSNKRPSKRAKKMFLKPHD from the exons ATGGCCGGGGAGGTGAAAACCAAGCTGTCCAAGAACCTGCTGCGCATGAAG TTCATGCAAAGGGGTTTGGATTCACAAACTAAAAAACAactagaagaagaagaaaagaagataatTAGTGAAGAACACTGGTATCTTGATGTACCAGATCTAAAGGAAAAAGA GAGCTGTATAATAGAAGAGAGAAGCTTTCTGCGATGTGAGGATCTCGTTTATGGCAGAATGTCCTTCAAAGGGTTCAATCCTGAAATTGAG AAGTTAATGATCCAAATGAACTCTAAGTGCAAGGAGGATAAAATCGAAGAGGATGATAAAATGGAGGCTGATGTGTCAGATGAAGAAATGGCCAGAAG ATATGAAACACTAGTGGGAACAATAGGGAAGAAATTTTTGAGAAAAAGGGACCAACGTGTACTCAAGGAtgatgaagaagatgaagatgatgaagttGAAGAGGGGAATAGTAACAAAAGACCTAGTAAAAGAGCTaagaaaatgttcttaaaaCCTCACGATTAA